A genomic region of Homo sapiens chromosome 4, GRCh38.p14 Primary Assembly contains the following coding sequences:
- the JCHAIN gene encoding immunoglobulin J chain precursor, whose product MKNHLLFWGVLAVFIKAVHVKAQEDERIVLVDNKCKCARITSRIIRSSEDPNEDIVERNIRIIVPLNNRENISDPTSPLRTRFVYHLSDLCKKCDPTEVELDNQIVTATQSNICDEDSATETCYTYDRNKCYTAVVPLVYGGETKMVETALTPDACYPD is encoded by the exons ATGAAGAACCATTTGCTTTTCTGGGGAGTCCTGGCGGTTTTTATTAAGGCTGTTCATGTGAAAG CCCAAGAAGATGAAAGGATTGTTCTTGTTGACAACAAATGTAAGTGTGCCCGGATTACTTCCAGGATCATCCGTTCTTCCGAAGATCCTAATGAGGACATTGTGGAGAGAAACATCCGAATTAT tgttCCTCTGAACAACAGGGAGAATATCTCTGATCCCACCTCACCATTGAGAACCAGATTTGTGTACCATTTGTCTGACCT CTGTAAAAAATGTGATCCTACAGAAGTGGAGCTGGATAATCAGATAGTTACTGCTACCCAGAGCAATATCTGTGATGAAGACAGTGCTACAGAGACCTGCTACACTTATGACAGAAACAAGTGCTACACAGCTGTGGTCCCACTCGTATATGGTGGTGAGACCAAAATGGTGGAAACAGCCTTAACCCCAGATGCCTGCTATCCTGACTAA
- the ENAM gene encoding enamelin isoform 2 (isoform 2 is encoded by transcript variant 2) has translation MFEQDFEKPKEEDPPKAESPGTEPTANSTVTETNSTQPNPKGSQGGNDTSPTGNSTPGLNTGNNPPAQNGIGPLPAVNASGQGGPGSQIPWRPSQPNIRENHPYPNIRNFPSGRQWYFTGTVMGHRQNRPFYRNQQVQRGPRWNFFAWERKQVARPGNPVYHKAYPPTSRGNYPNYAGNPANLRRKPQGPNKHPVGTTVAPLGPKPGPVVRNEKIQNPKEKPLGPKEQIIVPTKNPTSPWRNSQQYEVNKSNYKLPHSEGYMPVPNFNSVDQHENSYYPRGDSRKVPNSDGQTQSQNLPKGIVLGSRRMPYESETNQSELKHSSYQPAVYPEEIPSPAKEHFPAGRNTWDHQEISPPFKEDPGRQEEHLPHPSHGSRGSVFYPEYNPYDPRENSPYLRGNTWDERDDSPNTMGQKESPLYPINTPDQKEIVPYNEEDPVDPTGDEVFPGQNRWGEELSFKGGPTVRHYEGEQYTSNQPKEYLPYSLDNPSKPREDFYYSEFYPWSPDENFPSYNTASTMPPPIESRGYYVNNAAGPEESTLFPSRNSWDHRIQAQGQRERRPYFNRNIWDQATHLQKAPARPPDQKGNQPYYSNTPAGLQKNPIWHEGENLNYGMQITRMNSPEREHSSFPNFIPPSYPSGQKEAHLFHLSQRGSCCAGSSTGPKDNPLALQDYTPSYGLAPGENQDTSPLYTDGSHTKQTRDIISPTSILPGQRNSSEKRESQNPFRDDVSTLRRNTPCSIKNQLGQKEIMPFPEASSLQSKNTPCLKNDLGGDGNNILEQVFEDNQLNERTVDLTPEQLVIGTPDEGSNPEGIQSQVQENESERQQQRPSNILHLPCFGSKLAKHHSSTTGTPSSDGRQSPFDGDSITPTENPNTLVELATEEQFKSINVDPLDADEHSPFEFLQRGTNVQDQVQDCLLLQA, from the coding sequence ATGTTTGAACAAGATTTTGAAAAACCCAAAGAAGAAGATCCTCCTAAAGCAGAAAGTCCAGGCACAGAACCCACAGCTAATTCAACAGTCACTGAGACGAATTCTACCCAACCAAATCCTAAAGGGAGTCAGGGAGGAAATGACACCAGCCCCACAGGAAACAGTACCCCAGGACTAAACACTGGGAACAACCCTCCAGCTCAAAATGGGATTGGCCCACTCCCTGCAGTCAAcgcttcaggccagggagggccagGAAGTCAAATCCCATGGAGACCAAGTCAGCCAAATATTCGTGAAAATCATCCATATCCTAATATAAGAAATTTTCCTTCAGGAAGACAGTGGTATTTCACTGGTACTGTCATGGGGCACAGACAGAATAGGCCTTTTTACAGAAATCAACAAGTTCAAAGGGGTCCTCGGTGGAACTTCTTTGCTTGGGAACGTAAACAAGTAGCTCGTCCAGGAAATCCAGTTTATCACAAAGCTTACCCTCCTACTTCAAGAGGCAATTATCCCAATTATGCAGGAAATCCAGCAAATCTCAGAAGAAAGCCTCAGGGGCCAAATAAACACCCTGTAGGAACTACTGTTGCCCCACTGGGTCCCAAACCTGGCCCTGTTGTTCGcaatgaaaaaatccaaaatccaaaggAGAAGCCCCTGGGTCCAAAAGAACAAATAATAGTTCCTACAAAGAATCCAACCAGCCCCTGGAGAAACTCTCAACAGTATGAAGTtaataaatcaaattataaacTGCCTCACTCTGAGGGTTATATGCCAGTCCCAAATTTTAATTCTGTTGATCAACATGAAAACTCCTATTACCCAAGAGGAGATTCCAGAAAAGTCCCAAATTCTGATGGACAAACCCAAAGCCAGAATTTGCCCAAAGGGATTGTTTTAGGGTCAAGAAGGATGCCATATGAATCAGAAACTAATCAGTCAGAATTAAAGCACAGCTCATATCAGCCTGCTGTATACCCTGAGGAAATCCCTTCTCCTGCAAAAGAACATTTTCCTGCTGGAAGAAATACTTGGGACCACCAAGAAATCTCTCCACCTTTTAAGGAAGATCCAGGGAGGCAAGAAGAACATTTACCCCATCCTTCCCATGGTTCTAGAGGAAGTGTTTTCTACCCTGAATATAACCCATATGATCCCAGGGAAAACTCACCATACCTTAGAGGCAATACATGGGATGAGAGAGATGATTCTCCCAATACTATGGGGCAAAAAGAAAGTCCACTCTACCCCATAAATACCCCAGACCAGAAGGAGATAGTCCCTTATAATGAAGAGGACCCAGTTGATCCAACTGGAGATGAAGTCTTTCCTGGACAAAATAGATGGGGTGAAGAGTTGAGCTTCAAAGGAGGCCCAACAGTTAGGCACTATGAAGGTGAACAATATACCTCAAATCAGCCAAAGGAATATCTTCCCTATTCTTTAGATAATCCATCAAAACCAAGGGAGGATTTTTATTACAGTGAATTTTACCCATGGAGCCCGGATGAGAATTTTCCATCATATAATACAGCTTCTACTATGCCACCACCTATAGAGAGCAGGGGCTACTACGTTAATAATGCCGCTGGACCAGAAGAAAGCACTCTATTTCCTTCACGGAATTCCTGGGACCACAGGATACAAGCCCaagggcagagagaaagaaggccGTATTTTAACAGAAATATCTGGGATCAGGCAACACATTTACAAAAAGCCCCAGCTAGGCCACCAGACCAGAAAGGTAACCAGCCCTATTACAGTAACACCCCAGCTGGGCTTCAGAAAAATCCAATATGGCATGAAGGTGAGAATTTGAACTATGGCATGCAAATAACTAGGATGAATTCTCCAGAGAGAGAACATTCATCTTTCCCTAACTTCATCCCACCAAGTTACCCATCAGGTCAAAAAGAAGCACATTTATTTCACCTAAGCCAGAGAGGCTCTTGCTGTGCTGGTAGCTCCACAGGGCCCAAGGACAATCCACTAGCTCTACAAGACTACACTCCATCCTATGGTCTTGCACCTGGGGAGAACCAAGACACCAGTCCTCTGTATACAGACGGTAGTCATACCAAGCAGACAAGAGATATCATCTCCCCAACAAGCATCCTACCAGGCCAAAGAAACAGCTCAGAGAAGAGGGAAAGCCAAAACCCTTTTAGAGATGATGTGTCCACGCTGAGGAGGAACACACCATGTTCTATAAAGAATCAACTGGGCCAAAAGGAAATTATGCCCTTTCCTGAAGCCAGTTCCCTTCAATCAAAGAatacaccttgtctcaaaaatgatCTTGGAGGAGATGGGAACAACATTCTGGAACAAGTTTTTGAAGACAACCAGCTCAATGAAAGAACTGTTGACCTTACTCCTGAGCAGCTTGTTATTGGTACACCTGATGAAGGCTCCAATCCAGAAGGCATCCAAAGTCAAGTCCAAGAAAATGAGAGTGAGAGGCAACAGCAAAGACCATCTAACATTCTGCATTTGCCATGCTTTGGCTCCAAATTAGCAAAGCATCACTCTTCCACCACCGGAACTCCATCTAGCGATGGAAGGCAAAGCCCATTTGATGGGGATTCAATTACGCCTACTGAAAATCCTAACACATTGGTTGAGTTAGCTACTGAGGAACAATTTAAGAGTATAAATGTAGACCCACTTGATGCAGATGAACACAGTCCATTTGAATTCCTTCAAAGAGGGACCAATGTACAGGACCAGGTACAAGACTGCTTACTACTTCAGGCCTAG